One genomic segment of [Phormidium] sp. ETS-05 includes these proteins:
- a CDS encoding NAD(P)H-quinone oxidoreductase subunit 4, translating to MANSFPWLTTITLLPLVAALVIPVLPDKEGKTVRWYSLGVGLVSFALTVVLFWQNYDLQNPDYQLVETFAWVPQLGLNWSVAVDGMSMPLIVLTGLVNVLAIWASWNVTLKPRLFYFLMLALYSAQIGVFAAKDTVMFFVLWELELVPVYLLISIWGGAKRQYAATKFILYTAAASVFILVGALAMAFYGNNLTFDMEQLGFKNYPLALELFTYAGLLVAFGVKLPIFPLHTWLPDAHGEASAPVSMILAGVLLKMGGYGLIRMNVEMLPNAHIYFAPVLAILGVVNIVYGALTAFGQDNLKRRLACSSISHMGFVLLGIAAMTELGISGAVLQMVSHGLIAAALFFLCGVTYDRTHTLMMEDMGGMAKSMPKAFALFTTASMASLALPGMSGFIGELTVFLGVANSDFYSNSFKVVVIFLASVGLILTPIYLLSMLRRVFYGQENSAPAAAWLDAKPREVLIALCLLVPIVGIGLYPKAATQTYDAKTVAVAAEVRQVMQVFAQQQDNLFSGGFVAPTTAELDRKGLETSFDFGKDA from the coding sequence ATGGCGAACAGCTTTCCGTGGCTTACCACGATAACCCTGCTACCCCTGGTAGCCGCTCTAGTGATTCCAGTGCTTCCCGACAAAGAAGGTAAAACGGTCCGCTGGTACTCTCTGGGCGTGGGTTTAGTCAGCTTTGCTCTCACCGTTGTCCTGTTCTGGCAAAATTACGACTTACAAAACCCCGACTACCAGCTAGTTGAGACCTTCGCCTGGGTCCCGCAACTGGGTTTGAACTGGTCCGTAGCCGTAGATGGCATGTCTATGCCACTAATTGTCCTCACCGGCTTGGTCAACGTGCTGGCAATCTGGGCAAGTTGGAATGTCACCCTGAAACCCCGCCTCTTTTACTTTCTGATGCTGGCACTGTACAGCGCCCAAATCGGGGTTTTCGCGGCCAAAGACACGGTAATGTTCTTCGTGTTGTGGGAATTAGAACTCGTACCGGTTTATCTGCTCATCTCCATCTGGGGGGGAGCCAAGCGCCAATATGCGGCAACTAAATTTATCCTCTATACTGCAGCCGCCTCTGTGTTCATTTTGGTAGGCGCTCTGGCAATGGCTTTTTATGGTAATAACTTAACCTTTGATATGGAGCAGCTAGGGTTCAAGAATTATCCCCTAGCATTAGAGTTGTTCACTTATGCCGGTTTGTTGGTTGCTTTCGGTGTCAAACTGCCGATTTTCCCTCTACATACTTGGTTGCCCGATGCTCACGGCGAAGCATCTGCCCCAGTTTCCATGATTTTGGCAGGGGTACTGCTGAAAATGGGTGGTTATGGTTTAATCAGAATGAATGTGGAAATGCTGCCTAACGCCCATATTTATTTCGCTCCCGTACTGGCAATTTTGGGTGTAGTAAATATCGTCTATGGCGCCTTAACCGCCTTCGGTCAAGATAATTTAAAGCGGCGGTTAGCTTGTTCTTCGATTTCCCATATGGGTTTTGTTCTCCTCGGTATTGCTGCTATGACGGAACTGGGAATCAGCGGCGCTGTGCTGCAAATGGTTTCCCACGGTTTGATTGCAGCGGCTCTATTTTTCCTCTGCGGTGTTACATACGATCGGACTCATACTCTGATGATGGAAGATATGGGGGGAATGGCCAAATCTATGCCGAAAGCATTTGCCCTCTTCACCACCGCCTCGATGGCTTCTCTGGCATTACCTGGAATGAGCGGATTTATCGGCGAGCTGACCGTATTCTTAGGCGTTGCCAACAGCGATTTTTATAGCAATTCATTTAAAGTCGTGGTTATTTTCCTTGCCTCTGTGGGTCTGATTCTCACCCCGATTTATCTCCTGTCTATGTTGCGCCGGGTGTTTTACGGCCAAGAAAACAGCGCTCCTGCTGCAGCTTGGCTCGATGCCAAACCTCGCGAAGTGTTAATCGCTCTTTGTTTGCTGGTGCCGATCGTCGGTATCGGACTGTATCCTAAAGCCGCTACCCAAACCTACGATGCCAAAACGGTAGCAGTAGCAGCGGAAGTGCGCCAAGTGATGCAGGTGTTTGCGCAACAGCAAGATAACCTATTCTCTGGTGGCTTTGTGGCTCCGACTACGGCGGAGTTAGACCGGAAAGGTTTAGAAACCAGCTTTGATTTCGGTAAAGATGCTTAA
- a CDS encoding S-layer family protein — translation MAEFILTPNNDIFPPDTLTNIFGDDIITGLAGDDSIDGGNGVDSVAGGDGNDTLIGGPAGTSSVIGSDTLDGGNGTDLADYLGASGAVTVNLTTGTASSAPDVIFDPISQILISIENVRGSNFNDTIIGDSGDNILDAAVGNDSVVGGAGNDILAGGTGNNTLDGGDGNDWVDYLSNVAPVFVNLETGSAFDLNDPGFGISDTLISIENIRGSTSGDTIFGSTGDNILEGGGGADSLQAGLGNDLYRLNSTTAGASQINDVGGTDTLNFTDDVSIALAAPTAGIIGLARDGTTLLLDTNQDGNANASDDVAIIDFFDASIPGAGTGFIESIQNLSGTDILSFFFGSIQFGASSFTVQEDGTVVQAITVTRTGGSSGEVSATVNLSDGTATAPGDYDNTPITVTFADGDAAAKTVTVPVVQDTVVEGTETVNLTLSTTSAATIGTQNSATLNILDDDTLSGGDDTLSGGDDTLSGGDDTLSGGTLQFSAPSFTVQEDGTVVQAITVTRTGGSSGAVTATVNLSDGTATAPGDYDNTPITVTFADGDTADKTVAVPVVQDTIFEGTETVNLTLSTTSAATIGTQNSATLNILDDDTLSGGDDTLSGGDDTLSGGDDTLSGGTLQFSAPSFTVQEDGTVVQAITVTRTGGSSGAVTATVTLTDGTATAPGDYDNQPLTVSFADGDTAAKTVAVPVVQDTLFEETETVNLTLANVTGGAVIGTQNTATLNITDDDTANPGTVSFDAPTVSVNENLPLAVVSINRTGGTDGAVSLQVNLRDGTATAGLDYVNSPSPQVVTFADGDAEPKPVSIPILDDDLVEGNETISVELTGVSGGVTAGVVSSLILQIVDNDVTPVLPGTLEFSAPTFSSIEGKPTAEITVNRTGGSDGAISANLVFTEGTAKAGVSFNASPIPVIFADGDATAKRVRIPIFDDAVVEDLPTFNVALADVTGGATVGAQSNAAVQIANNDAAPLALPLLGFEEFGNFQRFTSSGGLTFSDNAITLVAENQGGEGRFQRDTADSKVVAYDTGDSITIGLTDRLATVPGGITGGQISFRYASPNQSHQVRFFDAAGNQVGGETLNRTPGDRDNFTEFVNASFNFPATTRTIALGSTATQIGFDDIEVTLNPTLLTGEWQYTAPQDFTITSTGFTGDAPAFAAPLDIIQTGDSVTISGFYLNSTGTGSGQISGNQITATLPLSGGTGQLLGTISADGRTIQGNITFTSGEPGTSTATIPFTMSSQTGAGNDVISGDDGTNSLSAGIGNDSLTGGVGADTLTGGDGSDDFIFNNSGEGSDIITDFTPGEDQIVIAAAGFGGNLSGGAVLPAIAFALGTSASDSNQRFIYDSTTGGLFFDGDGNGPSSQVQLATLSGLPALSAADIFVV, via the coding sequence ATGGCAGAATTTATCTTAACACCCAATAATGATATCTTTCCCCCAGATACCCTCACCAATATTTTTGGCGATGATATCATTACCGGCTTGGCGGGGGATGATTCGATCGATGGTGGCAATGGCGTGGACTCCGTAGCTGGCGGCGATGGTAACGACACCCTCATCGGCGGTCCCGCTGGCACCTCCAGTGTCATTGGTTCCGACACCCTCGATGGCGGTAATGGTACTGACTTGGCAGATTATCTTGGCGCCTCGGGAGCAGTGACTGTCAATCTCACCACCGGGACTGCCTCATCTGCACCAGATGTCATCTTTGACCCCATCTCCCAAATTCTCATTAGCATCGAGAATGTCCGAGGTTCTAATTTTAACGATACCATCATTGGTGACTCCGGCGATAATATCCTCGATGCCGCTGTGGGGAATGACTCGGTAGTAGGCGGTGCGGGTAATGACATTCTCGCTGGCGGTACGGGTAACAATACCCTTGATGGCGGCGATGGCAATGACTGGGTTGATTATCTCAGCAATGTCGCACCGGTGTTCGTCAACCTGGAAACCGGCAGTGCTTTCGACTTGAACGATCCTGGGTTTGGCATTAGTGACACCTTAATTAGTATAGAAAATATCCGGGGTTCCACTTCAGGTGATACCATTTTCGGCAGCACTGGGGATAATATCCTAGAAGGCGGCGGCGGTGCGGATAGTCTGCAAGCTGGTTTGGGAAATGACCTTTATCGGCTCAATAGTACCACTGCTGGGGCTAGCCAAATTAATGATGTTGGTGGCACCGATACTCTGAATTTCACTGATGATGTGAGTATCGCTCTAGCAGCACCCACGGCGGGGATAATAGGACTTGCCCGCGATGGCACTACTTTATTACTAGACACCAACCAAGACGGCAACGCCAACGCCAGTGATGATGTGGCAATTATCGATTTCTTCGATGCCTCGATACCCGGAGCTGGTACGGGTTTTATAGAAAGCATTCAAAACCTATCCGGCACCGATATTCTCAGTTTCTTTTTTGGCAGTATCCAGTTTGGTGCCTCTAGTTTTACAGTACAAGAAGATGGCACGGTAGTACAGGCAATTACTGTCACTCGCACTGGTGGAAGTAGTGGCGAAGTTTCGGCTACTGTCAACCTCTCTGATGGCACGGCAACGGCACCGGGTGATTATGATAATACGCCAATAACGGTGACTTTTGCTGATGGGGATGCGGCGGCTAAAACTGTGACTGTGCCAGTGGTGCAGGATACGGTAGTTGAAGGGACGGAAACGGTTAATTTAACTCTTTCTACTACCAGTGCGGCTACTATTGGTACGCAAAATAGCGCGACTTTGAATATCCTGGATGATGATACCTTGTCAGGGGGGGATGATACCTTGTCAGGGGGGGATGATACCTTGTCAGGGGGGGATGATACCTTGTCAGGGGGTACTTTACAGTTTAGCGCTCCTAGCTTTACAGTACAAGAAGATGGCACGGTAGTACAGGCAATTACTGTCACTCGCACTGGGGGAAGTAGTGGCGCAGTCACTGCTACTGTCAACCTCTCTGATGGCACGGCAACGGCACCTGGTGATTATGATAATACGCCAATAACGGTGACTTTTGCTGATGGGGATACGGCGGATAAAACGGTGGCTGTGCCAGTGGTGCAGGATACTATATTTGAAGGCACGGAAACAGTTAATTTAACTCTTTCTACTACCAGTGCGGCTACTATTGGTACGCAAAATAGCGCGACTTTGAATATCCTGGATGATGATACCTTGTCAGGGGGGGATGATACCTTGTCAGGGGGGGATGATACCTTGTCAGGGGGAGATGATACCTTGTCAGGGGGTACTTTACAGTTTAGCGCTCCTAGCTTTACAGTACAGGAAGATGGCACGGTAGTACAGGCAATTACTGTCACTCGCACTGGTGGAAGTAGTGGCGCAGTAACGGCTACTGTCACCCTCACGGATGGCACAGCAACGGCACCTGGTGATTATGATAATCAGCCGTTAACGGTGAGTTTTGCTGATGGGGATACGGCGGCTAAAACGGTTGCTGTGCCAGTGGTGCAGGATACTCTATTTGAAGAGACGGAAACAGTTAATTTAACTCTGGCTAATGTCACGGGTGGTGCGGTTATTGGTACTCAGAATACTGCCACTCTGAATATAACTGATGATGATACTGCTAACCCAGGTACGGTTAGTTTTGACGCGCCTACTGTGAGTGTGAATGAAAATTTGCCTTTGGCGGTGGTGTCGATTAATCGCACGGGGGGCACTGATGGAGCAGTTAGCCTGCAAGTTAATTTGCGGGATGGAACGGCTACGGCGGGTTTAGATTATGTGAATTCACCTAGTCCGCAGGTGGTGACTTTTGCTGATGGGGATGCGGAACCGAAACCGGTGAGTATTCCTATTTTGGATGATGATTTGGTGGAGGGGAATGAGACTATATCGGTGGAGTTGACTGGTGTCTCTGGCGGTGTTACTGCTGGTGTGGTTAGCAGTCTGATTTTGCAGATTGTTGATAATGATGTGACGCCGGTGCTGCCGGGGACGCTGGAGTTTAGCGCTCCGACTTTTAGCTCGATCGAGGGGAAACCCACGGCGGAAATCACGGTGAACCGGACTGGTGGCAGTGATGGCGCAATCAGTGCTAATTTGGTTTTCACCGAGGGAACGGCGAAAGCGGGAGTGAGTTTTAACGCCAGTCCAATTCCTGTGATTTTTGCTGATGGGGACGCAACGGCGAAAAGGGTGCGGATTCCCATTTTTGATGATGCGGTGGTGGAGGATTTGCCCACTTTTAATGTGGCGTTAGCTGATGTTACTGGTGGTGCTACTGTTGGCGCTCAAAGCAATGCGGCGGTACAAATTGCCAATAATGATGCGGCGCCATTGGCTTTGCCGCTGCTGGGGTTTGAAGAATTTGGCAATTTCCAGCGGTTTACTAGCTCTGGGGGTCTGACTTTTTCTGATAATGCCATAACTTTAGTGGCGGAAAATCAGGGAGGAGAGGGACGGTTTCAGCGGGATACTGCGGATAGCAAGGTGGTGGCATATGATACGGGGGACTCTATTACTATTGGTTTGACCGATCGCCTAGCCACTGTCCCCGGTGGTATTACCGGCGGTCAAATTTCCTTCCGCTATGCTTCCCCTAACCAAAGTCACCAAGTGCGGTTTTTCGATGCAGCGGGGAATCAAGTGGGTGGGGAAACTCTCAACCGCACCCCCGGCGATCGCGATAATTTCACCGAGTTTGTCAATGCCAGCTTTAATTTCCCCGCCACCACTCGCACCATTGCGCTGGGAAGTACGGCAACCCAAATCGGTTTTGACGATATTGAGGTGACTTTAAATCCTACTTTGTTAACTGGGGAGTGGCAATACACTGCTCCACAAGACTTTACCATTACCTCAACCGGATTCACTGGCGATGCTCCGGCTTTTGCCGCGCCTTTGGATATCATCCAAACTGGGGATAGCGTCACAATTTCAGGATTTTATCTCAACAGTACCGGCACCGGTTCGGGACAAATTTCGGGCAATCAAATTACTGCGACTCTGCCTTTATCTGGCGGTACGGGACAGTTATTGGGGACTATTAGCGCTGATGGTCGCACCATTCAGGGTAATATTACTTTCACCAGCGGTGAACCGGGGACCAGCACCGCCACGATTCCTTTTACCATGAGCAGCCAAACTGGTGCTGGTAATGATGTAATTAGTGGCGATGATGGCACTAATTCCCTGAGTGCGGGTATTGGGAATGACTCCCTCACTGGGGGTGTTGGTGCAGATACCCTCACGGGGGGTGATGGCTCTGATGATTTCATTTTCAACAATTCCGGGGAAGGGAGCGATATCATTACCGACTTTACGCCGGGTGAGGACCAGATAGTGATTGCTGCTGCTGGTTTTGGCGGGAACCTCTCTGGTGGTGCGGTACTTCCGGCGATTGCGTTTGCTTTGGGGACCAGTGCCTCTGACTCCAACCAGCGGTTTATTTATGACTCGACTACTGGGGGTTTATTCTTTGATGGTGATGGCAATGGTCCGTCATCACAAGTGCAATTGGCGACTCTGAGCGGTTTACCGGCTTTGAGTGCGGCTGATATCTTTGTGGTGTAG
- a CDS encoding DDE transposase family protein: METTQNCYIVKRTAGTCDIVPAALVENNDDPNIVEKWGPFSSPGEAISRRVGLIRAGKCQPQ; encoded by the coding sequence ATGGAAACTACACAAAATTGCTATATTGTCAAGAGAACGGCGGGAACTTGCGATATCGTGCCGGCAGCGCTGGTGGAAAATAATGATGACCCCAATATTGTGGAGAAATGGGGGCCATTTAGTTCGCCGGGAGAGGCTATATCTCGCAGAGTAGGATTAATTCGTGCTGGCAAATGTCAACCGCAATAA
- a CDS encoding DUF29 family protein, which translates to MTQELIELRACIVEQRYDDALVILNELEGMSKQAILQNIESFLVRLLIYLMKNQVERRLTNSWAASIRDSILKIQSLNLKENKKSHYIPIAEWEELLETAFDDAVFAASIEVASGIYPPSQLAEIIDKDVIMNLANNLIFLTYESKKTLQNIIHQELINLPGGEDWDG; encoded by the coding sequence ATGACCCAAGAATTAATCGAACTCAGAGCCTGTATCGTAGAACAACGTTATGATGATGCCTTAGTCATCTTAAATGAATTGGAAGGAATGAGTAAACAAGCAATTTTGCAAAATATAGAAAGTTTTTTGGTCAGACTGTTAATTTATTTGATGAAAAATCAAGTTGAGCGGCGGTTAACCAACTCCTGGGCCGCTTCCATCCGCGATTCAATCCTCAAAATTCAATCCCTCAATCTCAAAGAAAATAAGAAATCACATTATATTCCAATAGCTGAATGGGAAGAATTATTAGAAACAGCTTTTGACGATGCCGTTTTTGCCGCCAGCATAGAAGTTGCCAGCGGCATCTACCCGCCATCACAACTAGCAGAAATCATAGATAAAGATGTCATAATGAATCTGGCAAATAATTTGATCTTCTTAACTTATGAGTCAAAAAAGACATTGCAAAATATAATTCACCAGGAATTAATCAACTTGCCCGGTGGTGAGGATTGGGATGGCTAA
- the ctpC gene encoding carboxyl-terminal processing protease CtpC, whose product MVNTKRGLVLGATAAALTAVTVTGAGLHLSQSQAFFQESPKELVDEVWQIINLHYVDATFNHVDWKQVRQDYVKSREYSTKEDAYEAIREMLKKLDDPYTRFMDPQEFRNMQIDTSGELTGVGIQLTKDEETDELVVISPIEDTPAFDAGIQARDVITKIDEQSTEGMDINTAVNLIRGKVGTEVTLTIRRGTEQIQFTVKRARIEIHPVRYSLQESPTGPVGYIRLTQFNANATSEMRSAIQDLESKNVSGYIMDLRSNPGGLLHASVQIAGMWIPSGTIVSTVNRIGAPEVQSANGKSLTDKPLVVLVDGGSASASEILSGALQDHKRGVLVGTKTFGKGLVQSVRGLGDGSGLAVTIAKYLTPNGRDINHEGIVPDVGIDITDEQRQQIRRDNLIGSPQDPQYAKALQVLQQEIAASRRQQAEAPSLK is encoded by the coding sequence ATGGTGAATACAAAACGCGGGCTTGTTTTAGGCGCAACAGCAGCCGCTTTAACTGCTGTGACGGTAACGGGAGCGGGTCTTCATCTTTCCCAAAGTCAAGCCTTTTTTCAAGAAAGCCCTAAAGAATTAGTGGATGAGGTTTGGCAAATCATCAACCTCCACTATGTCGATGCTACTTTTAACCACGTAGATTGGAAGCAGGTTCGCCAGGATTACGTCAAGAGCCGGGAGTATAGCACCAAGGAAGACGCCTACGAGGCCATCCGGGAAATGCTCAAGAAGCTTGACGATCCTTACACCCGGTTTATGGACCCCCAAGAGTTCCGGAATATGCAAATCGATACCTCTGGGGAACTGACGGGGGTGGGAATTCAGCTCACTAAGGATGAGGAAACCGATGAGCTGGTGGTGATTTCCCCGATCGAGGATACGCCTGCTTTTGATGCGGGGATTCAAGCGAGGGACGTAATTACTAAAATTGACGAGCAAAGCACTGAGGGAATGGATATCAACACCGCCGTGAACTTGATTCGCGGTAAGGTGGGCACTGAGGTGACTCTGACGATTCGTCGGGGAACGGAGCAGATCCAGTTTACTGTCAAGCGCGCTCGCATTGAAATCCATCCGGTTCGCTACAGTCTCCAGGAAAGCCCCACGGGTCCGGTGGGTTACATTCGCCTGACTCAGTTTAATGCCAATGCTACCTCGGAGATGCGATCGGCGATTCAGGATTTGGAATCGAAAAACGTCAGCGGCTATATTATGGACCTGCGTTCTAACCCCGGCGGGTTGCTCCACGCTAGTGTCCAAATCGCTGGGATGTGGATTCCATCCGGGACGATCGTCTCTACAGTGAACCGCATTGGTGCCCCCGAAGTGCAGTCGGCGAATGGAAAATCCCTCACCGATAAGCCTTTGGTGGTGTTAGTCGATGGTGGGTCCGCCAGTGCCAGCGAAATTCTCTCGGGCGCTTTACAGGACCATAAACGCGGGGTTTTGGTGGGTACGAAGACTTTTGGTAAGGGTTTAGTCCAGTCTGTGCGTGGTTTGGGTGATGGTTCTGGTTTGGCTGTGACGATCGCCAAATACCTCACTCCCAACGGTCGCGATATCAACCACGAAGGAATTGTCCCAGATGTAGGAATAGACATCACCGACGAACAACGTCAGCAAATCCGCCGCGATAATTTAATCGGTTCTCCCCAAGACCCCCAATATGCCAAAGCTCTACAAGTCCTCCAGCAGGAAATCGCCGCCTCCCGCCGTCAGCAAGCGGAAGCACCATCCCTCAAATAA
- the ispG gene encoding (E)-4-hydroxy-3-methylbut-2-enyl-diphosphate synthase, translating to MQTLPKPTSAQPNPSDSLTDTTIHRRSTRAVKVGNVTIGGGYPVVVQSMINEDTLDVDGATAAIRRLHEIGCEIVRVTVPSLAHAKAVGEIRQKLLSTYQAVPLVADVHHNGMKIALEVAKHVDKVRINPGLYVFEKPKSDRTEYTQAEFEEIGDKIRETLEPLVVSLREQGKAMRIGVNHGSLAERMLFSYGDTPEGMVQSALEFIRICESLDFRNLVISMKASRVPVMLAAYRLMVKRMDEFGMDYPLHLGVTEAGDGEYGRIKSTAGIGTLLAEGIGDTIRVSLTEAPEKEIPVCYSILQALGMRKTMVEYVACPSCGRTLFNLEEVLHKVREATKHLTGLDIAVMGCIVNGPGEMADADYGYVGKQPGYISLYRGREEIKKVPESQGVEELINLIKADDRWVDP from the coding sequence ATGCAGACTCTGCCTAAACCAACTTCAGCCCAACCAAATCCCAGTGATTCCCTCACGGACACTACAATTCACCGGCGTTCTACCCGTGCGGTGAAGGTGGGGAATGTGACGATCGGCGGTGGCTATCCCGTAGTGGTACAGTCGATGATTAACGAGGACACCCTTGATGTGGACGGAGCCACTGCTGCCATTCGTCGTCTCCATGAAATCGGCTGCGAAATCGTCCGCGTCACTGTCCCCAGTCTGGCTCATGCGAAAGCTGTAGGGGAAATCAGACAGAAACTCCTCTCTACTTATCAAGCGGTGCCCCTGGTGGCGGACGTGCATCACAATGGGATGAAAATTGCCCTGGAAGTGGCTAAGCATGTGGATAAGGTCCGCATTAACCCGGGGCTTTACGTCTTTGAAAAACCCAAATCTGACCGAACGGAATACACCCAGGCGGAATTTGAGGAAATTGGCGACAAAATCCGCGAAACTCTCGAACCCCTAGTGGTTTCTTTGCGCGAACAGGGTAAAGCGATGCGGATTGGGGTTAATCACGGCTCTTTGGCTGAGCGGATGCTCTTCTCCTACGGCGATACCCCAGAAGGGATGGTGCAATCGGCTTTAGAGTTTATTCGCATTTGCGAATCTCTGGATTTCCGCAATCTGGTGATTTCCATGAAAGCCTCTCGCGTCCCGGTAATGTTGGCTGCTTATCGCCTGATGGTGAAGCGGATGGATGAGTTCGGGATGGACTATCCCTTGCATTTGGGCGTCACGGAAGCTGGGGATGGGGAATACGGGAGGATTAAATCTACTGCTGGTATTGGCACTCTTTTGGCTGAGGGTATTGGGGATACGATTCGGGTTTCCCTCACTGAGGCCCCGGAAAAGGAAATTCCCGTTTGCTACAGTATCCTGCAAGCCTTGGGGATGCGCAAGACGATGGTGGAATATGTGGCTTGTCCTTCCTGTGGTCGCACTTTGTTTAATTTGGAAGAGGTGCTGCACAAGGTCCGGGAAGCTACTAAGCACTTGACTGGTTTAGATATTGCGGTGATGGGCTGCATTGTCAATGGTCCTGGTGAGATGGCAGATGCAGATTATGGTTATGTGGGTAAGCAACCGGGTTATATCTCTCTGTATCGCGGACGGGAAGAGATTAAAAAGGTCCCTGAGTCTCAAGGTGTGGAAGAGTTGATTAATCTCATCAAGGCGGACGATCGCTGGGTTGACCCTTAA
- the wecB gene encoding non-hydrolyzing UDP-N-acetylglucosamine 2-epimerase, with amino-acid sequence MPKLPLKVCITLGTRPEAIKLAPVIEQFQQFSRHQADGEFSFDTQVVLTGQHREMVDQVMELFHLRADSDLQIMQPGQTLTDITCRSLQGLELLFKRSSPDLVLVQGDTTTAMSAALAAFYQKIPVGHVEAGLRTDDLYNPYPEEANRRLISQLAQLHFAPTANSVANLERSGVTGEIHQTGNTVIDALLSVAKRQPQCHIPGLDGQDYRILLATVHRRENWGEPLQDIAQGFLKILDQFPDTALLLPLHKNPTVREPLTAALGNHPRAFLTEPLDYAELVGAMQRCYLLLTDSGGLQEEAPALGKPVLVLRSTTERPEAVAAGTAKLVGTNSEQIFAAARDLLANPAAYEAMAMAVNPFGDGHAAERIVQIVKSYFAKGL; translated from the coding sequence ATGCCCAAATTGCCCCTCAAAGTCTGCATTACTCTAGGCACTCGCCCGGAAGCGATTAAACTGGCTCCTGTGATTGAGCAGTTCCAGCAGTTTTCCCGTCACCAGGCTGACGGGGAGTTTAGTTTTGACACCCAAGTGGTCTTAACCGGTCAGCATCGGGAAATGGTGGATCAAGTGATGGAGCTATTTCACCTGCGGGCTGACTCTGACCTCCAGATTATGCAGCCCGGACAAACTCTGACGGATATTACCTGTCGCAGTTTGCAGGGGCTGGAGTTGCTGTTTAAGCGATCGAGCCCGGATTTGGTCTTGGTACAGGGGGATACTACCACTGCTATGAGCGCTGCTCTAGCAGCATTTTACCAGAAAATCCCGGTGGGACACGTAGAAGCTGGTTTGCGCACGGACGATTTGTATAATCCCTACCCAGAGGAAGCTAATCGCCGCCTGATTTCCCAACTGGCGCAGCTACATTTCGCTCCTACTGCCAACTCTGTGGCGAATCTAGAGCGATCGGGTGTCACCGGTGAAATCCACCAAACCGGCAATACGGTGATTGATGCCCTACTCTCGGTGGCCAAACGTCAGCCACAATGCCATATTCCGGGTTTAGATGGCCAAGACTACCGCATCTTGTTGGCCACAGTTCACCGCCGGGAAAACTGGGGCGAGCCGCTACAGGATATTGCCCAGGGGTTCTTGAAAATCCTAGACCAATTCCCAGACACGGCGCTGTTATTACCGCTACATAAAAATCCTACGGTGCGCGAACCCCTGACAGCGGCTTTGGGCAATCATCCCCGGGCGTTTTTAACCGAACCTTTAGATTATGCGGAACTGGTGGGGGCGATGCAGCGGTGTTATTTGCTGTTGACTGATTCTGGCGGACTCCAGGAGGAGGCTCCGGCTCTGGGTAAACCGGTGTTGGTGTTGCGATCGACCACGGAAAGACCAGAAGCCGTAGCCGCCGGTACGGCTAAACTTGTGGGTACGAATTCAGAGCAGATTTTCGCCGCTGCCAGGGATTTATTGGCAAATCCCGCTGCCTATGAAGCGATGGCAATGGCGGTTAATCCTTTTGGGGATGGACATGCAGCGGAAAGAATCGTGCAAATCGTCAAATCTTATTTTGCCAAGGGTCTTTAG